The following is a genomic window from Chiloscyllium plagiosum isolate BGI_BamShark_2017 unplaced genomic scaffold, ASM401019v2 scaf_3614, whole genome shotgun sequence.
NNNNNNNNNNNNNNNNNNNNNNNNNNNNNNNNNNNNNNNNNNNNNNNNNNNNNNNNNNNNNNNNNNNNNNNNNNNNNNNNNNNNNNNNNNNNNNNNNNNNNNNNNNNNNNNNNNNNNNNNNNNNNNNNNNNNNNNNNNNNNNNNNNNNNNNNNNNNNNNNNNNNNNNNNNNNNNNNNNNNNNNNNNNNNNNNNNNNNNNNNNNNNNNNNNNNNNNNNNNNNNNNNNNNNNNNNNNNNNNNNNNNNNNNNNNNNNNNNNNNNNNNNNNNNNNNNNNNNNNNNNNNNNNNNNNNNNNNNNNNNNNNNNNNNNNNNNNNNNNNNNNNNNNNNNNNNNNNNNNNNNNNNNNNNNNNNNNNNNNNNNNNNNNNNNNNNNNNNNNNNNNNNNNNNNNNNNNNNNNNNNNNNNNNNNNNNNNNNNNNNNNNNNNNNNNNNNNNNNNNNNNNNNNNNNNNNNNNNNNNNNNNNNNNNNNNNNNNNNNNNNNNNNNNNNNNNNNNNNNNNNNNNNNNNNNNNNNNNNNNNNNNNNNNNNNNNNNNNNNNNNNNNNNNNNNNNNNNNNNNNNNNNNNNNNNNNNNNNNNNNNNNNNNNNNNNNNNNNNNNNNNNNNNNNNNNNNNNNNNNNNNNNNNNNNNNNNNNNNNNNNNNNNNNNNNNNNNNNNNNNNNNNNNNNNNNNNNNNNNNNNNNNNNNNNNNNNNNNNNNNNNNNNNNNNNNNNNNNNNNNNNNNNNNNNNNNNNNNNNNNNNNNNNNNNNNNNNNNNNNNNNNNNNNNNNNNNNNNNNNNNNNNNNNNNNNNNNNNNNNNNNNNNNNNNNNNNNNNNNNNNNNNNNNNNNNNNNNNNNNNNNNNNNNNNNNNNNNNNNNNNNNNNNNNNNNNNNNNNNNNNNNNNNNNNNNNNNNNNNNNNNNNNNNNNNNNNNNNNNNNNNNNNNNNNNNNNNNNNNNNNNNNNNNNNNNNNNNNNNNNNNNNNNNNNNNNNNNNNNNNNNNNNNNNNNNNNNNNNNNNNNNNNNNNNNNNNNNNNNNNNNNNNNNNNNNNNNNNNNNNNNNNNNNNNNNNNNNNNNNNNNNNNNNNNNNNNNNNNNNNNNNNNNNNNNNNNNNNNNNNNNNNNNNNNNNNNNNNNNNNNNNNNNNNNNNNNNNNNNNNNNNNNNNNNNNNNNNNNNNNNNNNNNNNNNNNNNNNNNNNNNNNNNNNNNNNNNNNNNNNNNNNNNNNNNNNNNNNNNNNNNNNNNNNNNNNNNNNNNNNNNNNNNNNNNNNNNNNNNNNNNNNNNNNNNNNNNNNNNNNNNNNNNNNNNNNNNNNNNNNNNNNNNNNNNNNNNNNNNNNNNNNNNNNNNNNNNNNNNNNNNNNNNNNNNNNNNNNNNNNNNNNNNNNNNNNNNNNNNNNNNNNNNNNNNNNNNNNNNNNNNNNNNNNNNNNNNNNNNNNNNNNNNNNNNNNNNNNNNNNNNNNNNNNNNNNNNNNNNNNNNNNNNNNNNNNNNNNNNNNNNNNNNNNNNNNNNNNNNNNNNNNNNNNNNNNNNNNNNNNNNNNNNNNNNNNNNNNNNNNNNNNNNNNNNNNNNNNNNNNNNNNNNNNNNNNNNNNNNNNNNNNNNNNNNNNNNNNNNNNNNNNNNNNNNNNNNNNNNNNNNNNNNNNNNNNNNNNNNNNNNNNNNNNNNNNNNNNNNNNNNNNNNNNNNNNNNNNNNNNNNNNNNNNNNNNNNNNNNNNNNNNNNNNNNNNNNNNNNNNNNNNNNNNNNNNNNNNNNNNNNNNNNNNNNNNNNNNNNNNNNNNNNNNNNNNNNNNNNNNNNNNNNNNNNNNNNNNNNNNNNNNNNNNNNNNNNNNNNNNNNNNNNNNNNNNNNNNNNNNNNNNNNNNNNNNNNNNNNNNNNNNNNNNNNNNNNNNNNNNNNNNNNNNNNNNNNNNNNNNNNNNNNNNNNNNNNNNNNNNNNNNNNNNNNNNNNNNNNNNNNNNNNNNNNNNNNNNNNNNNNNNNNNNNNNNNNNNNNNNNNNNNNNNNNNNNNNNNNNNNNNNNNNNNNNNNNNNNNNNNNNNNNNNNNNNNNNNNNNNNNNNNNNNNNNNNNNNNNNNNNNNNNNNNNNNNNNNNNNNNNNNNNNNNNNNNNNNNNNNNNNNNNNNNNNNNNNNNNNNNNNNNNNNNNNNNNNNNNNNNNNNNNNNNNNNNNNNNNNNNNNNNNNNNNNNNNNNNNNNNNNNNNNNNNNNNNNNNNNNNNNNNNNNNNNNNNNNNNNNNNNNNNNNNNNNNNNNNNNNNNNNNNNNNNNNNNNNNNNNNNNNNNNNNNNNNNNNNNNNNNNNNNNNNNNNNNNNNNNNNNNNNNNNNNNNNNNNNNNNNNNNNNNNNNNNNNNNNNNNNNNNNNNNNNNNNNNNNNNNNNNNNNNNNNNNNNNNNNNNNNNNNNNNNNNNNNNNNNNNNNNNNNNNNNNNNNNNNNNNNNNNNNNNNNNNNNNNNNNNNNNNNNNNNNNNNNNNNNNNNNNNNNNNNNNNNNNNNNNNNNNNNNNNNNNNNNNNNNNNNNNNNNNNNNNNNNNNNNNNNNNNNNNNNNNNNNNNNNNNNNNNNNNNNNNNNNNNNNNNNNNNNNNNNNNNNNNNNNNNNNNNNNNNNNNNNNNNNNNNNNNNNNNNNNNNNNNNNNNNNNNNNNNNNNNNNNNNNNNNNNNNNNNNNNNNNNNNNNNNNNNNNNNNNNNNNNNNNNNNNNNNNNNNNNNNNNNNNNNNNNNNNNNNNNNNNNNNNNNNNNNNNNNNNNNNNNNNNNNNNNNNNNNNNNNNNNNNNNNNNNNNNNNNNNNNNNNNNNNNNNNNNNNNNNNNNNNNNNNNNNNNNNNNNNNNNNNNNNNNNNNNNNNNNNNNNNNNNNNNNNNNNNNNNNNNNNNNNNNNNNNNNNNNNNNNNNNNNNNNNNNNNNNNNNNNNNNNNNNNNNNNNNNNNNNNNNNNNNNNNNNNNNNNNNNNNNNNNNNNNNNNNNNNNNNNNNNNNNNNNNNNNNNNNNNNNNNNNNNNNNNNNNNNNNNNNNNNNNNNNNNNNNNNNNNNNNNNNNNNNNNNNNNNNNNNNNNNNNNNNNNNNNNNNNNNNNNNNNNNNNNNNNNNNNNNNNNNNNNNNNNNNNNNNNNNNNNNNNNNNNNNNNNNNNNNNNNNNNNNNNNNNNNNNNNNNNNNNNNNNNNNNNNNNNNNNNNNNNNNNNNNNNNNNNNNNNNNNNNNNNNNNNNNNNNNNNNNNNNNNNNNNNNNNNNNNNNNNNNNNNNNNNNNNNNNNNNNNNNNNNNNNNNNNNNNNNNNNNNNNNNNNNNNNNNNNNNNNNNNNNNNNNNNNNNNNNNNNNNNNNNNNNNNNNNNNNNNNNNNNNNNNNNNNNNNNNNNNNNNNNNNNNNNNNNNNNNNNNNNNNNNNNNNNNNNNNNNNNNNNNNNNNNNNNNNNNNNNNNNNNNNNNNNNNNNNNNNNNNNNNNNNNNNNNNNNNNNNNNNNNNNNNNNNNNNNNNNNNNNNNNNNNNNNNNNNNNNNNNNNNNNNNNNNNNNNNNNNNNNNNNNNNNNNNNNNNNNNNNNNNNNNNNNNNNNNNNNNNNNNNNNNNNNNNNNNNNNNNNNNNNNNNNNNNNNNNNNNNNNNNNNNNNNNNNNNNNNNNNNNNNNNNNNNNNNNNNNNNNNNNNNNNNNNNNNNNNNNNNNNNNNNNNNNNNNNNNNNNNNNNNNNNNNNNNNNNNNNNNNNNNNNNNNNNNNNNNNNNNNNNNNNNNNNNNNNNNNNNNNNNNNNNNNNNNNNNNNNNNNNNNNNNNNNNNNNNNNNNNNNNNNNNNNNNNNNNNNNNNNNNNNNNNNNNNNNNNNNNNNNNNNNNNNNNNNNNNNNNNNNNNNNNNNNNNNNNNNNNNNNNNNNNNNNNNNNNNNNNNNNNNNNNNNNNNNNNNNNNNNNNNNNNNNNNNNNNNNNNNNNNNNNNNNNNNNNNNNNNNNNNNNNNNNNNNNNNNNNNNNNNNNNNNNNNNNNNNNNNNNNNNNNNNNNNNNNNNNNNNNNNNNNNNNNNNNNNNNNNNNNNNNNNNNNNNNNNNNNNNNNNNNNNNNNNNNNNNNNNNNNNNNNNNNNNNNNNNNNNNNNNNNNNNNNNNNNNNNNNNNNNNNNNNNNNNNNNNNNNNNNNNNNNNNNNNNNNNNNNNNNNNNNNNNNNNNNNNNNNNNNNNNNNNNNNNNNNNNNNNNNNNNNNNNNNNNNNNNNNNNNNNNNNNNNNNNNNNNNNNNNNNNNNNNNNNNNNNNNNNNNNNNNNNNNNNNNNNNNNNNNNNNNNNNNNNNNNNNNNNNNNNNNNNNNNNNNNNNNNNNNNNNNNNNNNNNNNNNNNNNNNNNNNNNNNNNNNNNNNNNNNNNNNNNNNNNNNNNNNNNNNNNNNNNNNNNNNNNNNNNNNNNNNNNNNNNNNNNNNNNNNNNNNNNNNNNNNNNNNNNNNNNNNNNNNNNNNNNNNNNNNNNNNNNNNNNNNNNNNNNNNNNNNNNNNNNNNNNNNNNNNNNNNNNNNNNNNNNNNNNNNNNNNNNNNNNNNNNNNNNNNNNNNNNNNNNNNNNNNNNNNNNNNNNNNNNNNNNNNNNNNNNNNNNNNNNNNNNNNNNNNNNNNNNNNNNNNNNNNNNNNNNNNNNNNNNNNNNNNNNNNNNNNNNNNNNNNNNNNNNNNNNNNNNNNNNNNNNNNNNNNNNNNNNNNNNNNNNNNNNNNNNNNNNNNNNNNNNNNNNNNNNNNNNNNNNNNNNNNNNNNNNNNNNNNNNNNNNNNNNNNNNNNNNNNNNNNNNNNNNNNNNNNNNNNNNNNNNNNNNNNNNNNNNNNNNNNNNNNNNNNNNNNNNNNNNNNNNNNNNNNNNNNNNNNNNNNNNNNNNNNNNNNNNNNNNNNNNNNNNNNNNNNNNNNNNNNNNNNNNNNNNNNNNNNNNNNNNNNNNNNNNNNNNNNNNNNNNNNNNNNNNNNNNNNNNNNNNNNNNNNNNNNNNNNNNNNNNNNNNNNNNNNNNNNNNNNNNNNNNNNNNNNNNNNNNNNNNNNNNNNNNNNNNNNNNNNNNNNNNNNNNNNNNNNNNNNNNNNNNNNNNNNNNNNNNNNNNNNNNNNNNNNNNNNNNNNNNNNtgagacaaggtggggggaggggaaatgaggaaactggagaaatctgagttcatcccttgtgattggagggtggttaaggtgaacctccttccacctatcacattcccaacgcccctcccccaagtcccttctccctaccttttatcttagcctgcttggcacaccctcctcattcctgaagaagagcttatgcccgaaacgtcgattctcattctcctttgatgctggctgacctgctgctcttttccagcaacacatttttaagctctgatctccagcatctgcagtcctcactttccctgaaTGAGTTTGGACTTCACAAGTGTTCTTAATAcaggaaagtggagagtattccatcacttcctgatttgtgtcttgtggAATAGGCTTTATAAATTCAGCAGGTGAGTTATTTCTAACAGAATCTCCGGCCTTTGACCTGTTCCTATTGCCACAGTTTTTGTATGACTGGTCCAGCTAACATTGTGGTCAACGATGATATGGAAGGATTCAGATATATATATCAAGggcagatggttagattctcccttattggagatgattGTTGTCTGGCACATGTCTGGTATGAATCacaattgccacttgtcagctcaggCCTGAGCAGACTCCATGTTCTGCTGCGTGTGGATATAGATTGCTTCGGtaactgaggagttgcaaatgctgCCAAACAATCTgcgatcatcagcaaacatccccatttttgGCCTTATGATGGGGGGAAAAAtcattgatgcagcagctgaaaatggtttcaACACATACAGGATTTTACTTTGCCCAGAGGTAGGAGGGGAAGTCAAGGTATGAAGGTCCATGGGCAACCTTCCAGACCTGCCAATAATTAAGGCCTTTAAGAGCCCTAATACAACATCAGGTAAGAAAAGTGGCTGCTTTCCCAATCAGGAAAACAGGACAGTCTGCCTAATGTGTTAGGGATGGGGTGTTGGTGAAGGCCTCCATTTGCCCCCATCTGGAAGCAATGGGAACAACACTGAGTGGTAAGGTCATGGTGGCAGAAAGCTTCACTATGACAGTACTTCTGAAGTCTTTTTCTCAATGATATCCACTATTCAATACCTCCCCAAAAGAACTTGCCAACATAGCTCTTTATGGCTGCATAGGCTGGGCCTCCAACAATGCTCTCCTGTTCCCAGAGACTGCTCTTTGTTTGGCCAGCAGCGTCTAGTGGGGTGTGACTTCAGTGACAAGGCTATTGATAGGCTGAGAAGCTCATCAGCCACTTAACTTCTGACTAATTGGAGCTTGATCCCACGGACTTTCATGTTGACGGTGGTAGTGGTAGTGGTGATGAGGGGGAGGTTAGACACCAGTGAAGTTGCCCATCCCCAAAAGTTTGTGATAACAGTCCTACAGGTTGATCATATAGTGATTAGTTAAATCATAAGTGGTACAGATTCACTTAGAAATaaaaatttacaagggacctTCTCCATATTTGGAGCTAATGAGGGAGCCTTCTGGAATATATATTCCTGAATTAAAAAGAGCATTGAACCACTTTATTCTCTTTAGTCATTCAATAATTATGAAGTACTCTGTCATTATTAAATgcaaattgtggaatttgaaagcaTAAAGAAAGTTGCAAAATATGATCATTTGAGGAAGCAAAATCCAAACCCACATTGATGGGATAAGGGTATTGCTGGCCAGGcgagaatttattacccattcttttaagagtcaactacattgctatgggaCTGTAGtaacatgtagtccagaccaagtacagatagcagtttccttccctaaaagatattaatgaatcagatgatGCTTTCTGACGATCAGCattggattcatgatcatcattagactcttaattacagacttttattgaatttaaattccactatctgccattgcaggattcaaacccagtccccagaacattacttaggtctctggattaacagtccagtgataaataCAACTAGCCATCACTTCCCCTTAATTTACATATATTTAATACATTTAACCAATCTGAACAAAGTTCCACTCACCTTCTTTAATTCTATTAAGTTTAAAAGATGTTTACTCACATAGTTTGCATGTGGGTGATTCTGGAACAAATCTGCCGTTCTCATTGCATTCAATGATATTGTTGCCAACCATCACATAGCCTCTATTACAGGAGTAGGTGATTCTGTCCTGATATTTGTAAGTTGACCTGGGTGCTGATATTATATAACCATTGGCAATCGTTCTGGGCTGCTGACAATCGACAGCTGACAAAAGAACAATGCATGAATCACCTTTTCATTGCAGTTAGGTGTCAGGACAAGGCAACTATTCAGACTCTTATTCAGAAGTGGAATTCATTTGTGAAAATTTTCTGAAAAAAGCTTTGCGCTGTTAATGTCTTAATATATTGTTTGCCTCACTCTTCCTCATTGAACTAGTGGGGTAATATTATCCACAAACATTAGATTAGCTTAAATGTACATGCTGATACCTTCTGCTTGATTTTGCCAACACATCCTACAACCACTTATATGAGGTCAGTCTATAAATCTGTCAGATTGCCATGAAAACCTAATTGGCCCACAgagatatttaagaaagaaaacttATCACTGATATGTTCTCTGGCTTGGATGTTACTCCAATCTCACACCAATATTATCACTTTTGAAACGCACTTGAAGATGGTTTAGCCAGTCTCTTATTTTACCAAAATACTGTTGTTTAAGAGACAGTTCACAACCACTTTCCCAGGAAAATTAATACTCATTACCATTTGtgaatttcataattttattgagGAGTAATAAAAGGAAAGATGATATTAATTGCACCATTAATTTCTTAACCAGTGCTAATTTGGTTTAGCTGCTAGCAGTCCCGGGTTAAAGGGTGATCAGTTCAAATTTCATTCCAGAACGAAAATGCATCATTTTGGCTGATATCcaatgcaatactgagggaatgttgtcTAAACAGAGGTGtcatgccattcaataagacattAGATTCTATTCTTATTCAGTGGGTTTAACGGTTCTATATGTCCCAGGCATTTTCCTTCTGTCTTTTAAAGTACTAATGATTGataagttctttgaggaagttgtTTGACAACAGTTATAATCTAACAGCTGTAATTTGAAACTAAACCATCTTGTGTCTGAATATTACAGACAATTAGAACATCAACATTCTGAACCAAGAACAGATCATGCTGTCAATTGTACCTTTAATAACAAGCAGGAAAACTGTAACAACAGAAATATTACtaacagtgggtggcacggtggcacagtggttagcactgctgcctcacagcgccagagacccgggttcaattcccgcctcaggcgactgactgtgtggagtttgcacgttctccccgtgtctgcgtgggtttcctccgagtgctccggtttcctcccacagtccaaagatgtgcaggtcaggtgaattggccatgctaaattgcccgtagtgttaggtaaggggtaaatgtaggggtattggtgggttgcgcttcggcgggtcggtgtggacttgttgggccgaagggcctgtttccacactgtaagtaatctaatctaatctaaactttaggTAAATGGAACTTTAGGTAACTCTGGTAAATGGAAACTGGAAGATTTAGTCAATTTTCTTTCAAACCTATTCACAACATTATATTGAGAAGCAAAATATCTAACTTCCCATGTGATAAATCTTTACTTTTGTCAGCATTTTCTGCAAATACAAAAAAATGGGCATAATCTAAGGAGTAGTTAAGTTTGGTTTTTCCAAAATATTAGTGAAATGCAATTCTGTCTGGAAATATAGGTATAGTTTGTTGCAATATTTTCAACAGATCACTCAAGGTAGTTCAAGGGTCACAGACGCAACTTTCAAACATGACAGGCACTGAGACTGGATGTTAGAATGTGAGAAACAGAGAGAGGTAGAGTCCATGTCAGGTAGTGCTGTTTTCAACTGTATTACCGggaaagccagtgaactatacaGGTTCTGTTAAGGAATtgagggaaaggttggacagcatgctggctcagtagttggcacaacatcacggagccaggttcgattctagcctcaggtgattgtctgtgtggcatttgcatatTCTCTTTGAATCCGTGTggatttccactgggtgctcagGTTTTGTGCCATAATGCAACAATGTATAGATtgtgtggattggtcatgctaaattgccccatagtgtccatttcatcttatctatgcccctcataattttataaacctccataaagtcaccctgCAATCTCCTGCGCACCAGTGAAAATAGTGCCAATCTATCCAGTatctccttataattcaagcccttcagtcctggcaacatcctgtagggattctatgattcctagAGATGTTGGATAGTTTTGTGGAGTTTATGATAAGGGAAATTCTGGAAGGTGTGGACGCTAAAAAACACATGAGGAACAAATACTTTAGGCTAACTGAGATTGGACATTGAAACATCCATAGGCAGCATTTGTGCCATGCAGCTGAGCAAGATTACCACTCAGTGAAATCCCCAGGTGTTGTTCCAGCTTGGAAAAGCTAGATATTGGTGAAAAACTGAAGCTATGAATAAACACTGGAGTGGAGTTGCTGCAGTGGATTTTGGAAGTGGTATACATTGTTACCATTGTATGCTGATAGATGAGCAAGTGGTAGCAGATGGGGTGCTGAACAAGAGTGGGTTTTTTTCTGGATTGTCAAGTAACTTCTGAAAACTAGGTATAATTTTAAAGGGTGAAATAAACAAATCTTCAAGATGGTTTGGTAAACTGAGAAAAAGTCCAAACCAACTTTCAGGTGAATCATAAATTCGAACAAAGCATTACTCACACTCTGTGATTCTATTAAGTGTAAAAGCTGTTTACTCACATTTTATGCACCTGGGTGGTGATGGTATATACTCGTTATTTTCACGACATTCAATGGTTTTGCTGCCAACCATGGTATAACCTTCAGAACAGGCATAGGTGACCCCCTTCTGATACTTGAAAGGTGGTCTCCATCCTGTTACGATACGACCATTTCTAATCTTTGGGGGAGGTTGACATTCAAcaactggcaaaaaaaaacaatgcctGTGTCACCACTTGATAATTCATTGTGATTATTGTTTTTATTAGAAAAGTTGTGAAAAGTTGCAGCAGACATTCTTTGTGTTGTGAATGCTTTGATGCATCATCAGACCtattactggaattctttgacaACATTACAAGCACGGTGGATGTCAGTGAACGAGCAGATATGTTGtatatggattttcagaagacatttgacaagataCTGCACAAACAGCTACTGTGTACAATAAAAGTGCATGGTATTACAGATAATGTACCGCATGGATAAAAGATGATTAACTaatagaaagcaaagagtggggataaatgggtgtttttttcTGGTTGCCAATCATTGGCTAGTGCTGTGCCTGAGCAACTAGTGCTTGACcgtaattgtttacaatttacataggtAATTTAGCGTTGGACATCATGTGCAGTTTTGtcaaagttcgcagatgacactaaaatgactGATAGAACAAAGTGTGTAGAGGGATATAGATTGGTTAAGTGAgtggcaagggtctggcagatggaatacaatgttagtttATGTGAAGTCCTCCATTTTTGTAGGAATAACAGGAAAATTGACTGTtacttaaatggtgaaaaattgtatcacaaaaagttggtttgcaggtgcagcaggtaactaaggcaaatgaaatatagtccttcattgtgagagggatggactttaaaaatagaaacattATGTGGCAGCTGTAtgtgatgttggtgaggccacgtctGGACAACaatgtacagtattggtctccttacttgagaaattgttccaatatagcagcattccataaacacaaccttggcaaaggcaaattcagcaaaacagatacCTTCACTTGCGATCTTCTCTAGTCCAGCAGAAAGGAAAAACCAAAAGCTTGAATCTATTTGCAAATACAGGACTCAAGCTTTTTGCAGCATTGAGTGTACAGAGAGCCGGCAGAGCAGGATCCACTCAGCCGAGAGTTATTATCAAGTGAATGAAGTCTCAGctcaaaatactgctgatgccCAACTCCACTACAACTGATGAAAGCCAGTTATGAACCATTAATCCTGCATCTGAAGCATAGCACAACTCAGTGTTGTGGGCAGAGTATCAAATAACTGTACCTTTACATGTTGGAGGATCTTTGTCCCACTTTCCGGTCTCTGTACAGACAAGATCACTTGCACCAATCAATGAGTATTGATCACGGCAAGAAAACGTTGCTACCATTCCAATTTCCCAGTGCTCATTGTTTGGTGGTTTCGGAGTTTCCCCATTCGGAATAGGTGGAAGATCATCAC
Proteins encoded in this region:
- the LOC122548052 gene encoding membrane cofactor protein-like; amino-acid sequence: NCINPPKLENGVWFHRTAQTPIQVGDRVVYKCNPGYVGKGPSRSIQCKDDSTWSSLLILCEPRSCGNPGEILNGYYKGTSSTLGSKVIFYCEKGYRLVGRNYRMCTANGWDGQIPRCESGTCDDLPPIPNGETPKPPNNEHWEIGMVATFSCRDQYSLIGASDLVCTETGKWDKDPPTCKVVECQPPPKIRNGRIVTGWRPPFKYQKGVTYACSEGYTMVGSKTIECRENNEYIPSPPRCIKSVDCQQPRTIANGYIISAPRSTYKYQDRITYSCNRGYVMVGNNIIECNENGRFVPESPTCKL